A window of Reinekea marina contains these coding sequences:
- a CDS encoding ATP-binding protein: MLKFGSTSLYSRFLVLLLAGLMTAFFASNYLWIHVLELKKADEGRDMAVDMAASVGRTVEFIRAYPKEYRHIILNQMRDIGGSRFLVSINEEFINVTPIAETSISSQFLTDFNESITSTLGQRLREMQVTFADPTTLSVYKNDIKLIDLPPRWAQNSLIREPDVAPVLVAQMPLGGGEWLYLAGLLPDPYYLSDVRGLSNEQLSFLVITLFVLVVISWLLVKWLTAPLTNLSKAARHLGTDIEYDLKPLMLKGSKEVRQTASAFNFMQERIIRFIENRERMFSAISHDLKTPITRLRLRAELMEESDIQEKMIRDLDELEALVKGALDLGKSTDLHEATHPIDVNQLLNTLKEECKLMGSEIEVKGLAKRTFFGKPLALKRCLSNLIHNGIFYGSKVRVDVVDSRHELKIYIVDNGPGIPEDHLEKVFEPYVRLEASRNRNTGGAGLGLSIARNIAHGLGGQLRLRNRIGFGLEAAVILPRI, from the coding sequence GTGCTTAAGTTTGGCTCTACCTCACTATATTCACGATTCTTAGTACTACTGCTGGCCGGTTTAATGACCGCTTTCTTTGCCAGCAATTATCTATGGATACATGTTTTAGAGCTCAAAAAAGCCGATGAAGGGCGAGATATGGCCGTAGACATGGCGGCTTCTGTTGGCCGAACGGTGGAGTTTATTCGAGCGTACCCTAAAGAGTATCGTCATATTATTTTAAACCAAATGCGCGATATAGGCGGTTCTCGCTTTTTGGTGTCAATTAACGAAGAGTTTATTAACGTTACGCCTATTGCCGAAACTTCGATTAGCTCTCAATTTCTAACCGATTTTAATGAGTCGATCACCAGTACGTTAGGGCAGCGCCTTCGTGAAATGCAGGTGACCTTTGCTGACCCGACGACCTTAAGCGTTTATAAAAACGATATTAAATTGATAGATTTACCGCCGCGATGGGCGCAAAATTCGCTCATTCGCGAACCTGATGTTGCCCCGGTTTTAGTCGCGCAGATGCCACTAGGCGGTGGAGAATGGTTATATTTAGCCGGACTGTTGCCCGATCCTTATTATTTGTCGGATGTGCGCGGTTTGAGTAATGAGCAGTTATCGTTTTTAGTGATTACCTTGTTTGTCTTGGTGGTCATCAGTTGGCTGTTGGTTAAGTGGCTAACCGCGCCATTAACCAATTTATCAAAGGCGGCGCGCCATCTTGGTACCGATATCGAATACGATTTAAAGCCGCTTATGCTCAAAGGCTCAAAAGAGGTTCGGCAAACAGCTTCTGCGTTTAATTTTATGCAAGAACGGATCATTCGTTTTATCGAGAACCGAGAACGAATGTTTTCAGCTATTTCTCATGATTTAAAAACACCTATCACTCGTCTAAGGCTGAGAGCTGAATTGATGGAAGAGTCGGATATCCAAGAAAAGATGATCCGCGACTTAGATGAGCTAGAGGCATTGGTAAAAGGCGCGTTAGATCTCGGTAAAAGCACCGACCTGCATGAGGCAACACACCCCATTGATGTGAACCAATTGCTCAATACTTTAAAAGAAGAATGTAAGTTGATGGGGTCCGAAATTGAGGTGAAAGGGCTGGCGAAGCGCACATTCTTTGGCAAGCCTTTGGCGTTAAAGCGCTGTTTATCTAATCTGATTCATAACGGTATTTTCTATGGCTCGAAGGTTCGGGTCGATGTGGTAGATTCACGTCATGAATTGAAAATTTATATTGTTGATAATGGTCCAGGCATCCCTGAAGATCATCTTGAGAAGGTGTTTGAGCCTTACGTAAGATTAGAGGCTTCACGGAACCGAAACACGGGCGGTGCGGGCTTAGGTTTAAGTATCGCTCGAAATATCGCTCATGGTTTAGGTGGCCAATTACGATTAAGAAACCGCATTGGTTTTGGTTTGGAAGCCGCCGTGATTCTACCCAGAATTTAA